The Coffea eugenioides isolate CCC68of chromosome 8, Ceug_1.0, whole genome shotgun sequence genome has a segment encoding these proteins:
- the LOC113779835 gene encoding oxysterol-binding protein-related protein 2A isoform X1: MRVIKEMYPLCCIPLESNSPSAIDEGPMEPTLLRTGSAVINGSDANARGSDSAVSVAGLLYKWTNYHKGWRSRWFTLRNGVLSYSKSRTRPENLSSASAAADDLILIGGDFNKRHSSGSGRRKHGNKSAGIVHLKISSFRESKSDDRRFYIFTATKTLHLRTNLKKERAAWIEALSSSRNLFSLRPLNDNLSLLSDISISTERLKKRLLDEGISEALVNDCEQIMLSEFSDVQGQLKFLCEERSNLLDTLRQSEAANVEADASGVHDAEYHMMKHEYSNLGRGKYSEWSTTESSDDVEKQELEEVSDEEETNFFDTNEYFSEPTSSFGSIREEVMDKGIKLENHINGMEKLDAEKEEHESRCLTIERRKKLPDPIEKEKAVSLWSMIKDNVGKDLTRVCLPVYFNEPLSSLQKCFEDLEYSYLLDRAYQHGKAGNSLQRILNVAAFAVSGYSSSEGRHCKPFNPLLGETYEADYPELGVRFFSEKVSHHPTLIACHCEGRGWKFWGDSNLKSKFWGRSIQLDPVGTLTVEFDDGEIFQWSKVTTSIYNLILGKIYCDHHGIMHIRGNHQYSCKLKFKEQSILERNPHQVHGFVEDSRGKKVATLFGKWDESMYFVNGEGNSKPKDTYNASLLWKKNMPPANLTRYNLTSFAITLNELTPGLKEKLPPTDSRLRPDQRHLENGEYDKANAEKLRLEMRQRMSRKLQEHGWKPRWFQRDGESGTFRYTGGYWEAREQRNWNGCPSIFGEISEDLLNSFEGC, from the exons atgcGGGTGATCAAAGAAATGTACCCTCTCTGTTGCATCCCATTGGAGAGCAATAGCCCATCTGCGATCGACGAGGGTCCGATGGAGCCGACCCTTTTGCGAACAGGGTCAGCCGTGATTAATGGATCTGATGCCAATGCCAGAGGATCCGACTCCGCCGTCAGCGTCGCGGGTCTTCTATATAAGTGGACTAATTATCATAAGGGCTGGAGATCCCGCTGGTTCACTCTGAGAAATGGTGTTCTTTCCTACTCCAAAAGCCGAACCCGGCCAGAGAATCTCTCCTCCGCCTCCGCTGCCGCCGATGATTTAATCCTAATCGGCGGCGACTTCAATAAACGCCACTCCTCCGGCAGCGGAAGACGTAAGCATGGGAACAAATCCGCTGGCATTGTTCATCTCAAG ATCTCATCATTTCGTGAGAGCAAGTCAGATGACAGACGGTTTTACATATTTACAGCTACCAAGACTCTTCATTTGAGGACGaatttgaagaaagaaagagCAGCCTGGATAGAAGCTTTGAGTTCCAGTAGAAATCTCTTTTCATTGAGACCATTGAATGATAATCTTTCACTTTTATCAGATATATCAATCTCAACTGAGAGGCTAAAGAAACGCTTGCTAGATGAAGGGATCAGTGAAGCACTTGTCAATGACTGTGAGCAGATCATGCTTTCCGAATTTTCTGATGTACAAGGACAACTGAAGTTTCTTTGTGAGGAACGTTCCAATTTGCTGGACACATTACGGCAATCTGAG GCAGCTAATGTTGAAGCTGATGCCAGTGGAGTTCATGATGCTGAATACCACATGATGAAGCATGAGTACTCAAATTTAGGGCGTGGAAAATACAGTG AATGGAGCACTACTGAATCATCTGATGACGTGGAGAAACAAGAGCTTGAAGAGGTTTCAGATGAAGAGGAAACCAATTTCTTTGATACTAATGAATATTTTTCTGAACCAACTAGTAGTTTTGGATCAATAAGAGAAGAGGTCATGGATAAAGGTATCAAATTGGAAAATCATATTAATGGCATGGAGAAGTTGGACGCCGAGAAGGAAGAACATGAATCCAGATGCTTAACAATTGAAAGGCGCAAGAAGCTACCAGATCCAATTGAGAAAGAGAAAGCAGTTAGCCTTTGGTCCATGATCAAGGACAATGTTGGAAAGGATCTCACACGAGTATGTCTCCCAGTGTATTTTAATGAGCCACTATCCTCCTTGCAAAAATGTTTTGAAGACTTGGAATACTCATATCTTTTAGATCGTGCATATCAACATGGGAAAGCG GGGAATAGTCTCCAGAGGATTTTGAATGTTGCTGCATTTGCTGTTTCTGGATATTCTTCATCTGAAGGCCGTCATTGCAAACCTTTCAATCCATTGTTGGGTGAAACTTATGAAGCTGATTATCCAGAATTAGGAGTCCGGTTCTTCTCTGAAAAG GTTAGTCACCACCCAACACTTATTGCCTGTCACTGTGAAGGCCGAGGCTGGAAATTCTGGGGTGATAGTAACCTGAAGTCAAAATTCTGGGGGAGATCTATTCAGCTAGATCCTGTAGGAACTCTGACTGTTGAATTTGACGATGGGGAGATATTCCAGTGGAGCAAG GTTACCACAAGCATTTATAATCTTATCCTCGGTAAAATATACTGTGACCACCATGGGATAATGCACATACGTGGTAATCACCAGTATTCATGCAAGCTGAAGTTCAAGGAGCAGTCTATCCTTGAACGTAATCCTCACCAG GTTCATGGATTTGTGGAGGACAGCAGGGGTAAAAAGGTTGCTACTTTGTTTGGAAAGTGGGATGAAAGCATGTACTTTGTGAATGGAGAGGGGAATAGCAAGCCTAAAGATACGTATAATGCATCTTTAttgtggaaaaaaaatatgCCTCCTGCAAATCTCACCCGCTACAACTTAACTTCTTTTGCTATTACATTGAATGAGTTGACACCTGGATTGAAG GAGAAGCTTCCACCTACTGATTCGAGACTTAGACCAGACCAGCGGCATTTGGAGAATGGAGAGTATGACAAAGCGAATGCAGAGAAACTACGATTGGAGATGCGGCAGAGAATG TCTAGAAAATTACAAGAACATGGATGGAAGCCCAGATGGTTCCAAAGGGATGGTGAAAGTGGAACCTTTCGGTACACTGGCGGATACTGGGAAGCACGGGAGCAGAGAAACTGGAATGGATGCCCAAGTATATTTGGTGAAATTAGTGAAGATCTTCTGAATTCTTTCGAGGGCTGCTGA
- the LOC113779835 gene encoding oxysterol-binding protein-related protein 2A isoform X2, with translation MRVIKEMYPLCCIPLESNSPSAIDEGPMEPTLLRTGSAVINGSDANARGSDSAVSVAGLLYKWTNYHKGWRSRWFTLRNGVLSYSKSRTRPENLSSASAAADDLILIGGDFNKRHSSGSGRRKHGNKSAGIVHLKISSFRESKSDDRRFYIFTATKTLHLRTNLKKERAAWIEALSSSRNLFSLRPLNDNLSLLSDISISTERLKKRLLDEGISEALVNDCEQIMLSEFSDVQGQLKFLCEERSNLLDTLRQSEAANVEADASGVHDAEYHMMKHEYSNLGRGKYSEWSTTESSDDVEKQELEEVSDEEETNFFDTNEYFSEPTSSFGSIREEVMDKGIKLENHINGMEKLDAEKEEHESRCLTIERRKKLPDPIEKEKAVSLWSMIKDNVGKDLTRVCLPVYFNEPLSSLQKCFEDLEYSYLLDRAYQHGKAGNSLQRILNVAAFAVSGYSSSEGRHCKPFNPLLGETYEADYPELGVRFFSEKVSHHPTLIACHCEGRGWKFWGDSNLKSKFWGRSIQLDPVGTLTVEFDDGEIFQWSKVTTSIYNLILGKIYCDHHGIMHIRGNHQYSCKLKFKEQSILERNPHQVHGFVEDSRGKKVATLFGKWDESMYFVNGEGNSKPKDTYNASLLWKKNMPPANLTRYNLTSFAITLNELTPGLKLCLIRVFGDG, from the exons atgcGGGTGATCAAAGAAATGTACCCTCTCTGTTGCATCCCATTGGAGAGCAATAGCCCATCTGCGATCGACGAGGGTCCGATGGAGCCGACCCTTTTGCGAACAGGGTCAGCCGTGATTAATGGATCTGATGCCAATGCCAGAGGATCCGACTCCGCCGTCAGCGTCGCGGGTCTTCTATATAAGTGGACTAATTATCATAAGGGCTGGAGATCCCGCTGGTTCACTCTGAGAAATGGTGTTCTTTCCTACTCCAAAAGCCGAACCCGGCCAGAGAATCTCTCCTCCGCCTCCGCTGCCGCCGATGATTTAATCCTAATCGGCGGCGACTTCAATAAACGCCACTCCTCCGGCAGCGGAAGACGTAAGCATGGGAACAAATCCGCTGGCATTGTTCATCTCAAG ATCTCATCATTTCGTGAGAGCAAGTCAGATGACAGACGGTTTTACATATTTACAGCTACCAAGACTCTTCATTTGAGGACGaatttgaagaaagaaagagCAGCCTGGATAGAAGCTTTGAGTTCCAGTAGAAATCTCTTTTCATTGAGACCATTGAATGATAATCTTTCACTTTTATCAGATATATCAATCTCAACTGAGAGGCTAAAGAAACGCTTGCTAGATGAAGGGATCAGTGAAGCACTTGTCAATGACTGTGAGCAGATCATGCTTTCCGAATTTTCTGATGTACAAGGACAACTGAAGTTTCTTTGTGAGGAACGTTCCAATTTGCTGGACACATTACGGCAATCTGAG GCAGCTAATGTTGAAGCTGATGCCAGTGGAGTTCATGATGCTGAATACCACATGATGAAGCATGAGTACTCAAATTTAGGGCGTGGAAAATACAGTG AATGGAGCACTACTGAATCATCTGATGACGTGGAGAAACAAGAGCTTGAAGAGGTTTCAGATGAAGAGGAAACCAATTTCTTTGATACTAATGAATATTTTTCTGAACCAACTAGTAGTTTTGGATCAATAAGAGAAGAGGTCATGGATAAAGGTATCAAATTGGAAAATCATATTAATGGCATGGAGAAGTTGGACGCCGAGAAGGAAGAACATGAATCCAGATGCTTAACAATTGAAAGGCGCAAGAAGCTACCAGATCCAATTGAGAAAGAGAAAGCAGTTAGCCTTTGGTCCATGATCAAGGACAATGTTGGAAAGGATCTCACACGAGTATGTCTCCCAGTGTATTTTAATGAGCCACTATCCTCCTTGCAAAAATGTTTTGAAGACTTGGAATACTCATATCTTTTAGATCGTGCATATCAACATGGGAAAGCG GGGAATAGTCTCCAGAGGATTTTGAATGTTGCTGCATTTGCTGTTTCTGGATATTCTTCATCTGAAGGCCGTCATTGCAAACCTTTCAATCCATTGTTGGGTGAAACTTATGAAGCTGATTATCCAGAATTAGGAGTCCGGTTCTTCTCTGAAAAG GTTAGTCACCACCCAACACTTATTGCCTGTCACTGTGAAGGCCGAGGCTGGAAATTCTGGGGTGATAGTAACCTGAAGTCAAAATTCTGGGGGAGATCTATTCAGCTAGATCCTGTAGGAACTCTGACTGTTGAATTTGACGATGGGGAGATATTCCAGTGGAGCAAG GTTACCACAAGCATTTATAATCTTATCCTCGGTAAAATATACTGTGACCACCATGGGATAATGCACATACGTGGTAATCACCAGTATTCATGCAAGCTGAAGTTCAAGGAGCAGTCTATCCTTGAACGTAATCCTCACCAG GTTCATGGATTTGTGGAGGACAGCAGGGGTAAAAAGGTTGCTACTTTGTTTGGAAAGTGGGATGAAAGCATGTACTTTGTGAATGGAGAGGGGAATAGCAAGCCTAAAGATACGTATAATGCATCTTTAttgtggaaaaaaaatatgCCTCCTGCAAATCTCACCCGCTACAACTTAACTTCTTTTGCTATTACATTGAATGAGTTGACACCTGGATTGAAG CTTTGTCTGATCCGGGTGTTTGGTGACGGATAA
- the LOC113781523 gene encoding 14 kDa proline-rich protein DC2.15: MDSKRSKSTVIFLSTNIFFFVLVSACNTPSPPMPKPIPNPTPTPTKGSCPRDALKLGVCAKLLSIGTVIGNPPDTPCCSILGGLLDLEATICLCTALRANILGINLNIPISLSLLVNTCGKKLPSDFICA; the protein is encoded by the coding sequence ATGGATTCGAAAAGATCCAAATCAACTGTCATTTTCCTATCCACTAACATTTTCTTCTTTGTCCTCGTAAGTGCATGCAACACACCATCTCCACCAATGCCAAAGCCAATTCCAAACCCAACCCCTACCCCAACTAAGGGAAGTTGCCCAAGGGATGCCCTGAAGTTAGGGGTATGTGCCAAGTTGCTGAGCATTGGAACTGTAATTGGAAACCCTCCAGATACTCCATGCTGCTCCATACTTGGCGGCCTTCTTGACCTTGAAGCTACAATTTGCCTTTGCACCGCTCTGAGAGCCAACATTCTTGGAATCAACCTTAACATCCCTATTTCACTCAGCTTGCTCGTCAACACTTGCGGGAAAAAACTCCCCTCAGACTTCATCTGTGCTTAG
- the LOC113781118 gene encoding protein NRT1/ PTR FAMILY 6.3, which translates to MALPQSYEEAKTIPDAWDYKGGQAQRSTTGGWAAAAMILGVEACERLTTLGIAVNLVTYLTGTMHLGNATSANTVTNFLGTSFMLCLLGGFIADTYLGRYLTIAIFAAVQATGVALLTISTTIPSLRPPKCAQGSRSCVQASGNQLLVLYAALYLTALGTGGLKSSVSGFGSDQFDDSDEKERKKMIKFFNWFFFFISVGSLCAVTILVYIQDNVGRRWGYGICACAIVVGLLVFLAGTRRYRFKKLVGSPLTQIASVIVAAWRKRHLDLPSDSSLLFNVDDIPIEGSKKKQRLPHSKQFRFLDKAAIKDHEMTMNKWCLSTLTDVEEVKLVIRMLPIWATTIMFWSVHAQMTTFSVSQASTMHRKINNFEIPSAAMTGFFVGSTLLTVAFYDRIIMPICKRLLKNPYGLTPLQRIGIGLFLSIVGMVAAAAVEIKRLHVAKSHGLTNNPVTPVPMTVFWLIPQFAIVGAGEAFIYVGQLDFFLRECPKGMKTISTGLFLSTLSLGFFFSSVLVTIVHKVTGNRKPWLADNLNQGKLHDFYWLLGILSALNLMFYLICAKWYVYKERRLADVGIELEESVGPACH; encoded by the exons ATGGCACTCCCACAATCGTACGAAGAAGCTAAGACTATCCCAGATGCCTGGGACTACAAAGGCGGCCAAGCCCAAAGATCCACCACCGGTGGTTGGGCGGCTGCGGCCATGATTTTAG GAGTTGAGGCTTGTGAGAGGCTGACAACTCTTGGTATTGCTGTTAATCTTGTTACCTACTTGACTGGAACAATGCATCTGGGAAATGCTACCTCAGCTAATACTGTCACTAATTTTCTTGGAACCTCCTTCATGCTCTGCTTGCTTGGTGGTTTCATTGCTGATACATACTTGGGAAGATATCTCACCATTGCCATATTTGCTGCTGTTCAAGCAACG GGCGTGGCACTCTTGACCATCTCAACCACGATTCCAAGCCTGCGACCTCCAAAATGTGCCCAGGGCAGTCGCTCGTGTGTCCAAGCTAGTGGCAATCAGCTTCTAGTCCTCTATGCAGCACTCTATCTCACAGCATTGGGAACCGGTGGCCTGAAATCAAGTGTTTCCGGTTTTGGGTCCGATCAATTTGACGACTCTGacgagaaagaaaggaaaaaaatgataaaattcttcaattggttctttttctttattagtGTGGGTTCCCTTTGTGCTGTGACAATTCTTGTGTACATTCAAGACAACGTTGGAAGGCGATGGGGTTATGGAATCTGTGCTTGTGCAATTGTGGTCGGTTTGCTCGTGTTCTTAGCTGGTACACGGCGATATCGATTCAAGAAACTTGTGGGTAGTCCATTAACACAGATTGCTTCTGTCATTGTGGCGGCTTGGAGGAAGAGGCATTTAGATTTACCGTCTGATTCGTCCCTTCTCTTTAACGTTGATGACATTCCTATAGAAGGAAGCAAAAAGAAGCAAAGGCTGCCTCATAGCAAACAGTTCCG TTTCTTGGACAAGGCCGCAATCAAGGACCATGAGATGACCATGAACAAGTGGTGCCTTTCAACTTTAACTGACGTTGAAGAAGTAAAATTAGTGATCAGAATGCTACCCATTTGGGCCACAACAATAATGTTCTGGAGTGTTCATGCCCAGATGACCACATTTTCAGTCTCTCAAGCCTCAACGATGCACCGGAAAATCAACAACTTCGAAATCCCTTCTGCAGCAATGACCGGATTCTTCGTCGGAAGCACTCTCTTGACCGTCGCTTTTTACGACAGAATTATCATGCCAATATGTAAAAGACTGCTCAAGAATCCATACGGGCTAACTCCTCTCCAAAGAATTGGCATTGGCCTGTTTTTGTCAATAGTAGGAATGGTAGCCGCTGCGGCTGTTGAAATCAAGCGTTTGCATGTTGCAAAATCTCATGGCCTAACAAATAATCCCGTCACCCCTGTGCCAATGACTGTATTTTGGTTGATCCCACAATTTGCCATTGTTGGAGCTGGTGAAGCATTCATATACGTTGGACAGCTTGATTTTTTCTTGAGGGAGTGTCCAAAAGGGATGAAGACCATTAGCACGGGTTTGTTCTTGAGCACGCTTTCACTGGGGTTCTTCTTTAGCTCAGTTTTGGTCACCATAGTGCACAAGGTGACAGGAAACAGGAAGCCGTGGTTAGCTGATAATCTTAATCAAGGGAAGCTTCACGATTTCTACTGGCTTTTGGGGATTTTGAGCGCATTGAACTTGATGTTCTACTTGATTTGTGCTAAATGGTATGTTTACAAGGAGAGGCGGCTGGCGGATGTGGGGATTGAGTTGGAGGAGTCCGTGGGACCTGCTTGCCATTGA